From the genome of Lotus japonicus ecotype B-129 chromosome 6, LjGifu_v1.2, one region includes:
- the LOC130725417 gene encoding protein FAR1-RELATED SEQUENCE 4-like: MEEVQQMIPGIEEIDVLDSCSNEDVQDKQEKELDRVEEEDEDCSCSVDEDGFGSIDEDGSGSEEEGDGSGLEEVEGDSDGEEEEEEEEGDGEGEEGDHGEEIVEIPINGVEDMSGVNFKELTVNELIGFHFPNREVGFLFYSWYARMHGFAARKSRTFKNTKGDVIQQSFVCFREGKRKETYGDCLKRKCFPRKETRCGCHAHLQLHIDIEDKRWYVRSIYDEHNHKLVDLSLVGLLPSHRRMNEGDILQMNNMTKVGVSTPLSYGVFANQMGGYENVPFSKNNMYFQQDKQWRKDVVDARGVLSYLRLLK, translated from the exons ATGGAG gAAGTACAACAGATGATACCAGGGATTGAAGAAATTGATGTGCTCGACTCGTGTTCGAATGAAGATGTTCAAGATAAGCAGGAGAAAGAGCTGGATCGCGTagaagaagaggatgaagatTGTTCTTGCTCAGTCGATGAAGATGGTTTTGGCTCAATCGATGAAGATGGTTCTGgctcagaggaagaaggagatggtTCTGGCTTAGAAGAAGTGGAAGGAGatagtgatggagaagaagaagaagaagaagaggaaggagaTGGGGAGGGCGAAGAAGGTGACCATGGTGAAGAGATTGTTGAAATTCCAATCAATGGTGTAGAAGACATGAGCGGAGTCAATTTTAAGGAGTTAACAGTGAATGAACTAATTGGATTTCACTTTCCGAATCGCGAGGTGGGATTCCTGTTCTACAGTTGGTATGCAAGGATGCATGGTTTTGCTGCTCGTAAGTCCAGGACATTCAAAAACACAAAGGGTGATGTTATTCAACAGTCATTTGTGTGTTTTAGGGAAGGTAAAAGGAAAGAGACTTATGGAGATTGTTTGAAGCGGAAGTGTTTTCCTAGAAAAGAAACAAGATGTGGTTGCCATGCGCATTTGCAGTTGCACATTGACATTGAAGACAAACGATGGTATGTTAGATCTATTTATGATGAACACAATCACAAGCTGGTTGATCTTAGTTTGGTCGGTTTGTTACCTTCACATAGGAGGATGAATGAGGGTGATATCTTGCAAATGAACAACATGACCAAAGTAGGTGTTAGTACTCCACTATCATATGGTGTTTTTGCCAATCAGATGGGTGGGTATGAAAATGTCCCATTTAGTAAGAACAATATGTATTTCCAGCAAGATAAGCAATGGAGGAAAGATGTTGTTGATGCTAGAGGTGTGCTTAGCTACTTACGTTTGTTGAAATAG